From Brassica rapa cultivar Chiifu-401-42 chromosome A06, CAAS_Brap_v3.01, whole genome shotgun sequence:
AGATAGATTCGGAATCAACCGAGCTTCATCCAAACGCAGAAATATTCAAAGCGAGGTATGTatgcatatacatatattcCCACTCACACTGTGATTTACAACTTAATAACATGATCTGCTTTTTGAACAGGACGCTATTGATGAGAGAGATACTGATATTACTAAACAGACTTGTCTCTGGTTCTTCAAGCTCTTGTACAATTCTGAGGGAACTAACAAAGAGCAGAGACATGGCGAGTCTAACGGTTGATGCAGCCACAAGATTGTCCCGTAAAAGTAACTTACTTGGACAGCTTGAAAGCAGTGTTGAAAGAATGAGGGGTTCGGAGATCACAGATTTAGCGCGCATTTTTAAGAGAAGAGTTTTCGCATTCTTAGGAGACAACAGTAGTTGATAAGCTCTCAATCTCATCATCGGGAgtttccttgttttttttttgttttggtgagCATGATGTATATGTGCAAAGTTTTGATTGAGGGTGCATCTATATGATGTTTTCGGCTATTACAActgttgtatttttttttgtctgaaacACTTGTAACAAAGGAAATCGACTACTCTAAAAGTACAAGCAAGAGAGACCATGAAAGCTTGGAAGTATAGTTCACTTGACAAATGCTGTTCTTGAGTCTTTGTTCGATTCTGAAGAAACTTGACGAAAGCATGaatctaagaaacaagaaaGGTTTACGAGACTTGAGAAACCCTCTGTTCTGCAGCAGAGGATCCCCTAGAACTTCTGTTTGACGTATGTTGTAGCCCATAAACCTTTATCTTTGGGTTTTCTTATTTCTAGAATAAGATTAGTGTTTCTAGTATTCTTgagaaaaacaaataataatcaaatttaACTTATCAATCGAAAGTCAATCAAACACAGCAATTAAAGTCAAAAACACAAGtaagataaaaaagaaaaacataacaaaaaaaccCTAATAATTATCACGCACGATATCTATGAAGATACATAGACACATTTAGGTATCCCTTAGCAACTACACATGGGTCACTATTCAAACCAATGAGGTTGGCCTTAAAAGCGAACTTGTTGCAACTGTTCCAAGGAGGCAATCGAATCTTGGCTCGACCCATCACAACAGTACCATTAGATGTTCCAGGATCTTTAAAACAAGCCCCTCTTTGCAACTCAATGTAGATATATTTGTAATCAAAAGAATGTAAATCAATCACTAATCTTTCATTGAATTGATGGAAGCCTACAAAAGACTTGACCACTTTCGTTCCGTGTACATCTTTTCCGTCTATCCATACCAAAACTCTGTAGTACCCAGGATCCTTGCTAGGTTGTGTAAGGTCTCTTTCATCTATTGTGAATCCTTGATAGATATCAACGACTAACTCTGTGCTTGCTGCTTCCTGAACTCTTTTCCCCTCGGCTTTTCCCTCAGCATCCATGAtgtaagaagagagagagagcgtaACTTTCAAGTTTGTTGTGTTAAAGAGTTTTTAAGAGATATCTCTTGTGTATACATACTTGAacaagtttatatattatttttatgttatgtaAGATATATACAAATACACACGGATATTTATCATCAGAAAAGTATTTCTAAGATTTTCTCGAagtattttagaaaatatcctAAACATaccattttaaattttggtaaCAAATCTAGACTTACTAGTTATGAAAAATTCATTGAATAAAATGTTTAGTAAAAAAGGGAAGTTCCCTTACTAATATACATTGACAATTCTGATAGCTTAATCGTTGCCATGGAAGTAACTCTATCGCCACCATCGCAAAAACAACAGATATAAACAAAAGATCAAAGTTATTTTTGTATTCAAATAGATGCAAGATTTTTTCAGAAAAGTTACATtatgaattaaaaaatatatatatatatatataaaataaaaatatatatttgcacAATGTAAaagtaaatgaaaataaaatatatatatttgcacAATCTGAACTAGGGATGCAAATATGACCAGATTTACACCGTCGGAATAAAGCATAACAGAGGTCATTAAAACCATTGAAATcgaattataaaatttaattaatcacaatataatttaatttgatatattccagataacaatattttttaaaaaaaatcacgaaAATAATGATTCACAGAAAATGTATAACCAGAcactttcaaataaaaatatatcttattatataaaatacacaaatttcttttaaacttttgttgtctcttgTTTTTTGGTTTATCTCACCGAAAACATATTAAGTTAAACCCGATTgctatgtttaatattttatttacattcaATTTATCGCAGTTTCTAATTTATGGTGACTTCAACCAGAAGATATTTCGGCTATAATATGGAACTTAGTCAACAGTCCGAGAAAACTGATTCTTGGAGAGAATGTATCAAGACTGCAAGAGAGGATCACCCTAGAGGGTGTTTTCAACTgatcttttttcatttttatcaaaTACAAAATGAAAGGAATGGTACGAGCTCTAAGCTAATACTGGTACACATTAATGTTACAACAAAGCAACTCAATGGAAACTGGCAACAACTTCACGGATCAGAACCTGTTTTGATGGTCTGATTCTGTCCCTCAAGCAAACTTATTTGTCGCCTGAGTTTAGCAATATGAGCTTGAACCTATCCAACAataatgaatttaaaaaaaacgaaacaaaTCATCAAAACATACACCAAGAAAAATGTATCTTTATTCCATCtttgtttaattaattaattaattaattaattacctgTTGACGAGCAGCCGCAAGCTGTAACAACTCATCAGCTTCAGAGAAGCTCGTGAACCATTGTCCCAAGCTATGATCTTTAGTATCGCCTCTCTTCTTTTTCCCGTTATCATCAACTTGCACTATtcaaaaaattcagagaagtcATTTTACAAGAACATGAATCAAACTAAAGTAGAATGAAGAGAAGAGAAAGCTTACTAGGAGCAGGCAAGTTGTAACCAGAGGGTAATCTAGGAAACGTCAAAGCGGGGTGATTCTGAACTCTAGCAAGAAAACTTTCACAAGGATCAGGAAACACAATCTCGTCGTAGTGTTCCACAACCACAGGCTTCTTCATTGTCAAAGGACCTGACTCATCCTCTGGGTATAACTTTAAGTGATGAtatctgtttttttattttgtataccAAAACTCGTAAGTGATGTACTGTGTTTCAATCAATGGCATGCGGTAAATAGAAGGAGACTTACAAACTCAATGGCTTGTCACAGACGTCGCTGTGGAAATGCAAAGTAATGGCAATCTCGAATTCTCCCCAGCCAGATTCGGAGACCTCGAACGGAGGCTCCTCGATGACTCTTGTGGGGTTGTTGAAACTAGAGTGGAGCTGGAAGACAACTTTCTTTATTACAACACTGATGTCTTCGTTTGTTGCCCCACGAACATATACAGTCCATTTGTGAGATTGGTATCTGCAGAAACATCCAATTCAGTTGAAGGGTAttgtcaaaaatataaacttttctTTTGGAAATTAAGATACAGACAGAGAAGAGAAGACTTACTCGCTAGCCTTCTTGCCGAGCCAGTAAGCAATGTTGCCATACACAAGTGGAACGCTTATCTCAATGTCTTTAAGCTTCTTCTGtccattaaataaaacattaccaaaacaacaacaataaaaaaaaaaagatatgatttttttttaaagtctaGAGACAAGACAACACCTTTTCGTCGGATTTGGTCATCTTGGTTCTGAGGGATTTCAAAGTGGGTTCGGAGGTTTCAGGCGGATCTTGAGCTTGTTTCGTCATTCCTTTTGGGTAACTAATAATTTCATTCGGACATAAGTACAAGGTTGGAAAGGAGAGAAACTCAGTTTTTGTTCTTCTCTCTTcagatctcttttttttttttctttttagttttccGATGGGTTCAGAGAAACCCGATCCAAACGGCGATCTCAACAATTCTTTCTCCaattttagggtttttatttgtttttttttattattattattactattttc
This genomic window contains:
- the LOC103827787 gene encoding transcription initiation factor TFIID subunit 14b isoform X2, with translation MTKQAQDPPETSEPTLKSLRTKMTKSDEKKLKDIEISVPLVYGNIAYWLGKKASEYQSHKWTVYVRGATNEDISVVIKKVVFQLHSSFNNPTRVIEEPPFEVSESGWGEFEIAITLHFHSDVCDKPLSLYHHLKLYPEDESGPLTMKKPVVVEHYDEIVFPDPCESFLARVQNHPALTFPRLPSGYNLPAPMQVDDNGKKKRGDTKDHSLGQWFTSFSEADELLQLAAARQQVQAHIAKLRRQISLLEGQNQTIKTGSDP
- the LOC103827787 gene encoding transcription initiation factor TFIID subunit 14b isoform X1, which gives rise to MTKQAQDPPETSEPTLKSLRTKMTKSDEKKKLKDIEISVPLVYGNIAYWLGKKASEYQSHKWTVYVRGATNEDISVVIKKVVFQLHSSFNNPTRVIEEPPFEVSESGWGEFEIAITLHFHSDVCDKPLSLYHHLKLYPEDESGPLTMKKPVVVEHYDEIVFPDPCESFLARVQNHPALTFPRLPSGYNLPAPMQVDDNGKKKRGDTKDHSLGQWFTSFSEADELLQLAAARQQVQAHIAKLRRQISLLEGQNQTIKTGSDP